From Fusarium fujikuroi IMI 58289 draft genome, chromosome FFUJ_chr07, a single genomic window includes:
- a CDS encoding related to ribosomal protein YmL35 of the large subunit, mitochondrial → MSRCQAVMRPIARQLRPSVARPFTSAVVRRSAETQPATPSAADLDPNTVLPEFEQQLMKAGKMPIGSRRRRMAIRSTGDLPFEHLPYQAFQEARKILAVDREQKLAEISKELEKISRLEATSPDDIKGGQKMKDIKIKSLHKYVERLKILADANDPVVKKRFEDGTGDMNKPIYRHYAEAKWRSYDHRLITQRIKQFNIVPDVLPKLEPTADVQLYFRKLKIPPGQIVDSVVSENAPRLRVQVFDKGERLVSVVVLDSDVPNPDSDTFNKRCHFLAANIPISPTDTSLPLSRIKGEDQLALPWLPAFSQKGAPYHRLGIYLLEQQPGKKIDVAKLKELYSQRDGFSLKSFRDKFSTTPFGFNMFRSVWDENTAAVMARHNIPGSDIEFRPTRVYSLKPPVKPRGWEAKRQGPKYRHLWKYTKNIRGISNSRGWIKRR, encoded by the exons ATGTCGCGCTGCCAGGCCGTTATGCGGCCAATCGCTCGGCAGCTGCGGCCCAGCGTCGCCCGACCGTTCACCTCTGCCGTAGTTCGACGATCAGCCGAGACACAGCCTGCCACGCCCAGCGCAGCAGACCTCGATCCCAATACGGTGCTCCCCGAGTTTGAGCAGCAGCTCATGAAGGCTGGAAAGATGCCAATTGGAtcacgacgacgaagaaTGGCTATCCGGAGCACGGGCGACCTGCCGTTTGAGCATCTCCCGTACCAGGCTTTTCAAGAGGCTCGCAAGATTCTGGCGGTGGATCGTGAACAGAAGCTGGCGGAGATTAGCAAAGAACTAGAGAAGATATCTCGGTTAGAAGCTACGAGTCCGGACGATATCAAGGGGggccagaagatgaaggatatTAAGATCAAGAGTCTGCACAAATATGTCGAGAGGCTCAAGATCCTTGCAGATGCTAATGACcctgttgtcaagaagcGTTTTGAAGATGGAACAG GCGATATGAACAAGCCTATCTACCGTCACTACGCCGAGGCCAAGTGGCGCTCCTACGACCACCGTCTCATCACCCAACGTATCAAGCAGTTCAACATCGTCCCCGACGTTCTGCCCAAGCTCGAACCCACCGCCGATGTCCAGCTATACTTccgcaagctcaagattcCTCCCGGCCAGATCGTCGACAGTGTCGTCAGCGAGAACGCACCCCGTCTTCGAGTTCAAGTGTTTGACAAGGGCGAGCGACTCGTCTCTGTAGTCGTCCTCGACTCTGATGTTCCCAACCCTGACTCCGATACCTTCAACAAGCGCTGCCACTTCCTCGCCGCCAACATCCCCATCAGCCCTACAGACACATCGCTACCTCTGAGCAGGATAAAGGGCGAGGATCAGCTTGCTCTACCGTGGCTCCCCGCATTCTCCCAAAAGGGTGCCCCATACCACCGTCTCGGTATCTACCTCCTCGAGCAGCAACccggcaagaagatcgacgttgccaagctcaaggaacTATACAGCCAGCGCGATGGTTTCTCCCTCAAGTCCTTCCGCGACAAGTTCAGTACAACACCCTTTGGGTTCAACATGTTCCGTAGCGTCTGGGACGAAAATACCGCCGCTGTCATGGCGCGGCACAACATCCCCGGATCAGATATCGAGTTCAGACCTACGCGCGTGTACAGCCTCAAGCCTCCCGTCAAGCCCCGTGGATGGGAGGCCAAGCGACAAGGACCCAAATACCGTCACCTTTGGAAGTACACCAAGAACATCAGAGGTATCTCCAACTCGAGGGGATGGATCAAGAGGAGGTAG